One window of Nicotiana tomentosiformis chromosome 11, ASM39032v3, whole genome shotgun sequence genomic DNA carries:
- the LOC104106512 gene encoding acetylajmalan esterase-like, producing the protein MASLVLTSFFLTLYFLAFAYAANNNSSRIPNTCPYEYIFHVGDSLADTGNLVRLPNAKITYRADHYPYGRNFFGEPTGRFSDGRLTIDYIAKALNLPLLKPYLQKEANFSHGVNFAVGGSTALRNPYYEARNISMPTYNRSLKVQLGWLTTYLKATCYTIRKCSKLLGKSLFMFGEIGGNDYYQAFSQGKSIEEAKTFVPHIVKAIVKGIKQVMKYGAKRIVVPGIYPNGCFPYYLTKFSSLDYKDYDEFGCLKSYNDFAMYHNDYLERALSILKLEYPDVAIHYGDNYGTFKSILERPGYFGFHKKSILKACCGIGGPYNYNEDRVCGTYEVPACSDSEKYLHWDGIHLTEEAYYYVAEDLLSVILAKEFQCLQ; encoded by the coding sequence ATGGCTTCTTTAGTTCTAACTTCATTTTTCCTTACTCTATATTTCTTAGCTTTTGCTTATGCTGCTAATAATAATAGCTCAAGAATTCCCAATACTTGTCCTTATGAATATATTTTCCATGTTGGCGATTCGCTTGCAGATACAGGAAACTTAGTCCGCTTACCGAATGCAAAAATAACTTACCGTGCCGACCATTATCCTTATGGTCGAAATTTCTTTGGCGAACCCACTGGTAGATTCTCTGATGGCCGTCTTACTATAGACTATATTGCTAAGGCTCTTAACCTTCCACTTCTCAAACCTTACTTGCAAAAAGAAGCTAATTTTAGCCATGGTGTAAACTTCGCAGTAGGAGGATCTACAGCATTAAGAAACCCTTATTATGAAGCTAGAAATATTAGCATGCCTACGTACAACAGGTCACTTAAAGTTCAACTTGGCTGGTTGACCACCTACCTAAAAGCCACATGCTACACTATACGAAAGTGTTCTAAACTTCTTGGAAAATCTCTTTTTATGTTCGGTGAAATTGGAGGAAATGACTATTACCAAGCATTTTCACAGGGGAAATCCATTGAAGAAGCTAAAACTTTTGTCCCACATATAGTCAAGGCCATTGTAAAAGGCATTAAACAGGTGATGAAATACGGGGCAAAGCGTATAGTGGTTCCTGGGATTTATCCTAATGGTTGTTTCCCCTATTACCTTACTAAGTTCTCAAGCTTGGATTATAAAGATTACGATGAGTTCGGATGTTTGAAATCCTACAATGATTTCGCCATGTATCACAACGATTATTTGGAGAGGGCTCTATCCATACTAAAACTTGAATATCCGGATGTTGCTATTCATTATGGAGATAATTATGGTACTTTTAAATCAATTCTGGAACGCCCGGGCTATTTTGGATTCCATAAAAAATCAATACTCAAAGCATGCTGTGGAATTGGAGGTCCATATAATTATAACGAGGATAGAGTTTGTGGAACATATGAAGTTCCAGCTTGCTCTGATTCTGAAAAATATTTGCATTGGGATGGCATACATCTTACAGAAGAAGCATATTATTATGTCGCAGAAGACCTATTAAGTGTCATCTTAGCTAAAGAATTTCAATGTCTGCAGTAG